From a single Armatimonadota bacterium genomic region:
- the ilvN gene encoding acetolactate synthase small subunit has protein sequence MDGARIRRQPNGQPPTTVRSISLLVENSPGVLAKIAGLIRRRGYNIHSLSVGVTDDRRISRMLVVLEGDEQAEQVVKNLNKILEVRRVHDLTGCDTVERELALIKVSVTPGTRQEVLHVAQIFRARVVDVGEHTVVVEVSGKPDKIDALQALLRRHGIREMVRTGRVALARGSQTT, from the coding sequence ATGGATGGCGCCCGCATCCGGCGGCAGCCCAACGGCCAGCCTCCGACTACGGTCCGCAGCATTTCGCTGCTGGTGGAGAACAGCCCCGGCGTGCTGGCCAAGATTGCCGGGCTGATCCGCCGCCGCGGCTACAACATCCACAGCCTCTCCGTAGGGGTGACCGACGACCGGCGGATCTCCCGCATGCTGGTGGTCCTGGAGGGAGACGAGCAGGCGGAGCAGGTGGTGAAGAACCTGAACAAGATCCTGGAGGTGCGCCGCGTCCACGACCTCACCGGCTGCGACACGGTGGAGCGGGAGCTGGCCCTGATCAAGGTCAGCGTCACCCCGGGCACGCGCCAAGAGGTACTGCACGTGGCCCAGATCTTCCGCGCCCGGGTGGTGGACGTGGGCGAACACACTGTGGTGGTGGAAGTCAGCGGCAAGCCGGACAAGATCGACGCCCTGCAGGCGCTGCTGCGCAGGCACGGCATCCGGGAGATGGTGCGCACGGGGCGGGTGGCCCTGGCCCGGGGGTCGCAGACCACGTAG
- the ilvB gene encoding biosynthetic-type acetolactate synthase large subunit, with amino-acid sequence MTVTASRTGRRTPSGDGAGSRAAIRSRLGRSRGELAPTGREVTRSGAELLVEALRQAGAAVIFGIPGGASLPIYDALYDAADLRHVLVRHEQVAAHAAVGYARASGRVGVCMATSGPGATNLVTGLTDAHMDSVPVVAITGQVPTAVIGRDAFQEADVIGITMPVTKHAYQVWDAADLPRAIAEAFYVAAAGRPGPVLVDVPRDVAQARVVPRPVEDVTARYRPHREGNAAQIAAAAEALQGAERPIIYAGGGVISAGASAELTRLVERTGIPVTVTLMGKGAIDEHHPRCLGMLGMHGTAYANYAINEADLILAVGVRFDDRVTGRLADFAPRARFIHIDIDPAEIGKNKPAHIPIVGDAKLVLAALVERITAPPQIEPWLRQIQEWRERYPLRYRQGDQVIKPQFVCETVARLTQERAIVVTDVGQHQMWAAQFYRCREPRTFISSGGLGAMGFGFPAAIGAQLACPQRTVVALVGDGGFQMTLQDLITAVEWRLPVKVVIINNGSLGMVRQWQQLFYRQRYSHVMLQNPDFARLAQVFGAAGRTVRRPEEVEDAVAWALQVSDVPVVLDVLVDPQENCFPMIPSGQSVKEMILE; translated from the coding sequence ATGACGGTAACCGCATCCCGCACAGGCAGGCGCACACCCTCAGGAGACGGGGCTGGCTCGCGGGCAGCAATCCGTTCGCGATTGGGCCGCTCCCGAGGCGAGCTGGCCCCAACCGGGCGGGAGGTCACCCGGTCCGGGGCCGAGCTCCTGGTCGAGGCCCTGCGTCAGGCCGGTGCTGCGGTGATCTTTGGCATACCCGGCGGCGCCTCGTTACCCATCTATGATGCCCTCTACGACGCCGCCGACCTGCGGCACGTCCTGGTTCGCCATGAGCAGGTGGCCGCCCACGCAGCAGTGGGTTACGCCCGGGCCTCGGGGCGGGTGGGGGTGTGCATGGCCACCTCCGGGCCGGGAGCCACCAACCTGGTCACCGGCCTGACCGACGCCCACATGGATTCGGTGCCGGTGGTGGCCATCACCGGCCAGGTGCCCACCGCGGTCATCGGGAGGGACGCCTTCCAGGAGGCCGACGTCATCGGCATCACCATGCCGGTGACCAAGCACGCCTACCAGGTCTGGGATGCCGCCGACCTGCCCCGGGCCATCGCCGAAGCCTTCTACGTGGCCGCCGCGGGCCGGCCGGGGCCGGTGCTGGTGGACGTGCCGCGCGATGTGGCCCAGGCCCGGGTCGTCCCCCGCCCCGTGGAAGACGTGACCGCTCGCTACCGCCCTCACCGCGAGGGCAACGCCGCCCAGATCGCCGCCGCGGCCGAGGCCCTGCAGGGAGCAGAGCGGCCCATTATCTATGCCGGCGGCGGGGTGATCTCCGCGGGGGCCTCCGCGGAGCTGACCCGCCTGGTGGAGCGCACGGGGATCCCCGTCACCGTGACCCTGATGGGCAAAGGTGCCATCGACGAGCACCATCCCCGTTGTCTGGGCATGCTGGGGATGCACGGCACCGCGTATGCCAACTACGCCATTAACGAGGCCGACCTGATCCTGGCGGTGGGGGTGCGCTTCGACGACCGCGTGACCGGGCGCCTGGCGGACTTCGCCCCCCGCGCCCGCTTCATCCACATCGACATCGACCCGGCGGAGATCGGTAAGAACAAGCCGGCGCACATCCCCATCGTGGGCGACGCGAAGCTGGTGCTGGCGGCCCTGGTGGAGCGCATCACGGCTCCGCCGCAGATCGAGCCCTGGCTGCGCCAGATCCAGGAGTGGCGAGAGCGCTACCCGCTGCGCTACCGCCAGGGCGACCAGGTGATCAAGCCCCAGTTCGTCTGCGAGACCGTAGCCCGCCTCACCCAGGAAAGGGCCATCGTGGTCACGGATGTGGGCCAGCACCAGATGTGGGCGGCGCAGTTCTACCGCTGCCGCGAGCCCCGCACCTTCATCAGCTCCGGCGGCCTGGGGGCCATGGGGTTCGGCTTCCCTGCAGCCATAGGGGCGCAGCTGGCCTGCCCGCAGCGCACGGTGGTGGCGCTGGTGGGCGACGGTGGGTTCCAGATGACGCTGCAGGACCTGATCACGGCGGTGGAGTGGCGCCTCCCGGTGAAGGTGGTCATCATCAACAACGGCTCCCTGGGCATGGTGCGGCAGTGGCAGCAGCTCTTCTACCGCCAGCGCTACTCCCACGTCATGCTGCAGAACCCCGACTTCGCCCGGCTGGCCCAGGTCTTCGGCGCCGCGGGGCGCACCGTGCGCCGCCCCGAGGAGGTGGAGGACGCGGTGGCCTGGGCGCTGCAGGTGTCGGATGTGCCTGTGGTGCTGGACGTCCTGGTGGACCCCCAGGAGAACTGCTTCCCGATGATCCCCTCCGGGCAGTCGGTGAAGGAGATGATTCTGGAGTGA
- the ilvC gene encoding ketol-acid reductoisomerase: MARIYYDDAASLAPLEGRRVAVVGYGSQGHAQAQNLRDNGVQVTVALFRGSRSWARAEADGFRVRTVSEAVAEADLVQVLIPDERQGQVFREEIAPRLRGGQALGFSHGFAVHFHQVVPPPDVDVFMVAPKAPGHLLRRMFAEGGSVPALLAVHQDATGSAQALALAYARGIGCTRAGVIETTFREEVESDLFGEQAVLCGGVTELIKAGFDTLVEAGYQPEIAYFECLNELKLIVDLLYEGGLAWMRYSVSNTAEYGDLTRGRRIITEATRQEMRRLLREVQDGTFAREWILENQAGRPVLEARRAEEARHPIEEVGRRLRAMMPWLRRVEVPGAAPSPGPGERAAAAVASASGEPAAAPSPGAAASARAPAGR, encoded by the coding sequence ATGGCCAGGATCTACTACGACGACGCCGCCAGCCTGGCACCCCTGGAGGGGCGGCGGGTGGCGGTGGTGGGGTACGGCAGCCAGGGGCACGCCCAGGCGCAGAACCTGCGCGACAACGGCGTGCAGGTGACGGTGGCCCTCTTCCGCGGCAGCCGCTCCTGGGCCCGGGCGGAGGCCGACGGGTTCCGCGTGCGCACGGTGTCCGAGGCAGTGGCGGAGGCGGACCTGGTGCAGGTCCTCATCCCCGACGAGCGCCAGGGGCAGGTGTTCCGCGAGGAGATTGCTCCCCGCCTGCGCGGCGGTCAGGCCCTGGGGTTCTCCCACGGGTTTGCCGTCCACTTTCACCAGGTAGTCCCCCCGCCCGACGTGGACGTTTTCATGGTGGCCCCCAAGGCACCCGGTCACCTCCTGCGGCGGATGTTTGCGGAAGGGGGAAGCGTCCCCGCGCTGCTGGCCGTGCACCAGGACGCCACCGGGAGCGCGCAGGCGCTGGCCCTGGCCTACGCCCGCGGCATCGGCTGCACCAGGGCCGGTGTCATCGAGACCACCTTCCGCGAGGAGGTGGAGAGCGACCTCTTCGGCGAACAGGCTGTCCTCTGCGGCGGGGTGACCGAGCTGATCAAGGCGGGCTTCGACACCCTGGTGGAGGCGGGCTACCAGCCGGAGATCGCCTACTTCGAGTGCCTCAACGAACTGAAGCTGATCGTGGACCTGCTCTACGAGGGGGGGCTGGCCTGGATGCGCTACTCGGTGAGTAACACCGCCGAGTACGGGGACCTGACCCGCGGGCGGCGGATCATCACGGAGGCCACGCGGCAGGAGATGCGCCGTCTGCTGCGCGAGGTGCAGGACGGCACCTTCGCCCGGGAGTGGATCCTGGAGAACCAGGCCGGGCGCCCGGTCCTGGAGGCCCGCCGGGCGGAGGAGGCACGCCACCCCATTGAGGAGGTGGGCCGCCGCCTGCGGGCCATGATGCCCTGGCTGCGCCGGGTAGAGGTCCCCGGCGCTGCACCGTCTCCGGGTCCCGGCGAACGGGCCGCCGCCGCTGTGGCTTCAGCATCGGGCGAGCCTGCCGCCGCCCCTTCCCCGGGTGCGGCGGCATCTGCGCGCGCCCCCGCGGGGA